One genomic region from Bradyrhizobium icense encodes:
- a CDS encoding invasion associated locus B family protein produces the protein MTSLAQAQGAASKGAKETAKDAPKAAPAPAAKPTTAKPSKQEPAAAAGGAEPTLIGQYGMWGAYTATPNGKKVCFALAKPSSSKTNPPNRPRDPAYAFVSTRPAEKVFNEVSIMIGYALKPGSESSLEVGGSSYAMYTQGDGLWIKNAAEEEQMVNAMRKSAEVTVKGTSAKGTETTDVFSLKGLSQALDRLAQDCKR, from the coding sequence ATGACCTCCCTCGCACAGGCACAGGGCGCTGCTTCGAAGGGCGCCAAGGAAACGGCCAAGGATGCGCCCAAGGCTGCGCCTGCACCGGCGGCAAAGCCAACCACGGCCAAGCCTTCTAAGCAGGAACCGGCTGCGGCCGCGGGCGGCGCCGAGCCTACCTTGATTGGCCAGTACGGTATGTGGGGCGCCTACACGGCGACGCCCAATGGCAAGAAGGTTTGCTTCGCTCTGGCGAAGCCCTCGTCATCGAAAACCAACCCGCCGAATCGTCCGCGCGATCCCGCCTACGCTTTCGTCTCGACGCGTCCGGCGGAGAAGGTCTTCAACGAAGTTTCGATCATGATCGGCTACGCGCTGAAGCCGGGCTCGGAATCCTCTCTCGAGGTCGGCGGCTCTTCCTATGCGATGTATACCCAGGGCGACGGGCTCTGGATCAAGAACGCCGCGGAGGAAGAGCAGATGGTCAATGCCATGCGCAAATCCGCCGAGGTCACCGTCAAGGGCACCTCTGCCAAGGGTACCGAGACCACGGACGTCTTCTCGCTGAAGGGGTTGTCCCAGGCGCTCGACCGGCTGGCGCAGGATTGCAAGCGCTAG
- a CDS encoding NADPH:quinone oxidoreductase family protein — translation MKAILCSQYCQPDDLVLADVPDPVAEPGQAVIAIKAAALNFFDILMIQGKYQIKPPFPFSPAAEVAGVIESVGAGVTDLKVGDRVVASCGHNGAREKIALPANSIVKIPDNLDFDRAAGIIIIYGTALHALEDRASPKPGETLAVLGAAGGTGLAACELGKLMGLKVIACASSDEKLEFAKAHGAELTLNYSKEDLKEGLRRLTGGKGVDIIFDPVGGTYAEAALRSIAWEGRFLVIGFAAGDIPKMPLNLALLKGCDIRGVFWGAWTRVNPEKNRANLEKLVKWTAEGKISSHVDRTFPLAQTAEALKVLAGRKAMGKVILHP, via the coding sequence ATGAAAGCCATTCTCTGCTCGCAATATTGCCAACCCGACGATCTCGTGCTGGCCGACGTACCCGATCCGGTGGCTGAACCGGGCCAGGCGGTGATCGCGATCAAGGCCGCGGCGCTGAATTTCTTCGACATCCTGATGATCCAGGGCAAGTACCAGATCAAGCCGCCGTTCCCGTTTTCGCCGGCCGCCGAAGTTGCCGGCGTGATCGAAAGCGTCGGCGCCGGCGTCACCGACCTGAAGGTCGGCGACCGCGTGGTGGCCTCCTGCGGCCACAACGGCGCACGCGAAAAGATCGCGCTGCCGGCAAATTCGATCGTGAAGATTCCCGACAATCTGGATTTCGATCGCGCCGCCGGAATCATCATTATCTACGGCACGGCACTGCACGCCCTGGAAGATCGTGCCAGCCCGAAGCCCGGCGAGACGCTCGCCGTGCTGGGCGCTGCCGGCGGCACCGGCCTTGCCGCCTGCGAGCTCGGCAAGCTGATGGGCCTGAAGGTGATCGCCTGCGCGTCGTCGGACGAGAAGCTCGAATTTGCCAAGGCACATGGCGCCGAGCTGACGCTGAACTACAGCAAGGAAGATCTGAAGGAGGGCTTGCGTCGGCTCACCGGGGGCAAGGGCGTCGACATCATCTTCGATCCGGTCGGCGGCACGTACGCTGAAGCGGCATTGCGCTCGATCGCCTGGGAAGGTCGCTTCCTGGTGATCGGCTTCGCGGCAGGCGACATTCCGAAGATGCCGCTCAACCTCGCGCTGCTCAAGGGCTGCGATATCCGCGGCGTGTTCTGGGGCGCCTGGACCCGGGTCAATCCCGAGAAGAACCGCGCCAACCTGGAAAAGCTCGTGAAGTGGACGGCGGAAGGCAAGATCTCCTCGCATGTCGACCGCACCTTTCCGCTGGCGCAAACCGCCGAAGCGCTGAAGGTGCTCGCCGGCCGCAAGGCGATGGGCAAGGTGATCCTGCATCCCTGA
- the typA gene encoding translational GTPase TypA, which translates to MNLRNVAIIAHVDHGKTTLVDRLLQQSGTYRENQKVTERAMDSNDLERERGITILAKAASVQWKDTRINIVDTPGHADFGGEVERILNMVDGALVLVDAAEGPLPQTKFVVSKALKVGLKPIVVINKVDRPDARPTEVINEVFDLFAALDASEEQLDFPILYGSAKQGWMADSPDGSHDAGMQPLFDLIVRHVAPPSVEQGPFRMIGTILEANPYLGRIITGRITSGAIKPNQQVKVLGADGKTIEQGRITKILAFRGIERTPLDEAEAGDIVAIAGLTKGTVADTFCDPSVETPLQAQPIDPPTVSMSFIVNNSPLAGTEGDKVTSRMIRDRLLREAEGNVALRVVEAADKDSMEVSGRGELQLAILIETMRREGFELSVSRPRVVLQKDEATGQWQEPIEEVVIDVDEEHSGVVVQKMSERKAEMIEMRPSGGNRLRLVFYAPTRGLIGYQGELLTDTRGTAIMNRLFHGYAHYKGDIQGRRNGVLISNDQGEAVAYAMFKLEDRGPMMIEPGWKVYKGMIVGEHTRDNDLEINVLKGKQLTNIRTTSKDEAVRLTPPIRMTLEKALAYIEDDELVEVTPKSIRLRKKFLDANDRKRAEKAKEAVA; encoded by the coding sequence ATGAACCTTCGTAACGTCGCCATCATCGCCCACGTCGACCACGGCAAGACCACCCTCGTCGACCGTCTGCTGCAGCAATCCGGTACCTATCGCGAGAACCAGAAGGTTACCGAGCGCGCGATGGACTCCAACGACCTGGAGCGCGAGCGCGGCATCACCATTCTGGCCAAGGCCGCCTCGGTGCAGTGGAAGGACACCCGCATCAACATCGTCGACACCCCCGGCCACGCCGATTTCGGCGGCGAAGTCGAACGCATCCTGAACATGGTCGATGGCGCGCTGGTGCTGGTCGACGCCGCCGAAGGCCCGCTGCCGCAGACCAAGTTCGTGGTCTCGAAGGCGCTCAAGGTCGGGCTGAAGCCGATCGTCGTCATCAACAAGGTCGACCGTCCCGATGCGCGTCCGACCGAAGTCATCAACGAGGTGTTCGACCTGTTCGCGGCGCTCGACGCCAGCGAGGAGCAGCTCGATTTCCCGATTCTTTACGGATCGGCCAAGCAGGGCTGGATGGCCGATAGCCCCGATGGCTCCCACGATGCCGGCATGCAGCCGCTGTTCGACCTGATCGTGCGCCATGTCGCGCCGCCGAGCGTCGAGCAGGGCCCGTTCCGGATGATCGGCACCATTCTGGAAGCCAACCCCTATCTCGGCCGCATCATCACCGGCCGCATCACCTCGGGCGCGATCAAGCCGAACCAGCAGGTGAAGGTGCTCGGCGCCGATGGCAAGACCATCGAGCAGGGTCGTATCACCAAAATCCTCGCCTTCCGCGGCATCGAGCGCACCCCGCTGGATGAAGCCGAAGCCGGCGACATCGTCGCGATTGCGGGCCTGACCAAGGGCACCGTCGCCGACACGTTCTGCGATCCCTCCGTCGAGACGCCGCTGCAGGCGCAGCCGATCGATCCGCCGACGGTATCGATGTCGTTCATCGTCAATAACTCCCCGCTCGCCGGCACCGAAGGCGACAAGGTGACGAGCCGCATGATCCGCGATCGCCTGTTGCGCGAAGCCGAAGGCAATGTCGCGTTGCGCGTGGTCGAGGCCGCCGACAAGGACTCCATGGAAGTGTCCGGCCGTGGCGAATTGCAGCTCGCGATCCTGATCGAGACCATGCGCCGCGAGGGCTTTGAGCTTTCGGTGTCGCGCCCGCGCGTGGTGCTGCAGAAGGACGAAGCCACCGGCCAGTGGCAGGAGCCGATCGAGGAAGTCGTGATCGACGTCGACGAGGAGCATTCCGGCGTCGTCGTGCAGAAGATGAGCGAGCGCAAGGCCGAGATGATCGAGATGCGGCCCTCCGGCGGCAATCGCCTGCGGCTGGTGTTCTACGCGCCGACCCGCGGCCTGATCGGCTACCAGGGCGAATTGCTCACCGACACCCGCGGCACCGCGATCATGAACCGCCTGTTCCACGGCTACGCCCACTACAAGGGCGACATCCAGGGCCGCCGCAACGGCGTCTTGATCTCGAACGACCAGGGCGAGGCGGTGGCTTACGCGATGTTCAAGCTGGAAGACCGCGGCCCGATGATGATCGAGCCGGGCTGGAAGGTCTACAAGGGCATGATCGTCGGCGAACACACCCGCGACAACGATCTCGAGATCAACGTGCTCAAGGGCAAGCAGCTCACCAACATCCGCACCACCTCCAAAGACGAAGCGGTGCGCCTGACGCCGCCGATCAGGATGACGCTGGAAAAGGCGTTGGCCTATATCGAGGACGACGAGCTGGTCGAGGTGACCCCGAAGTCGATCCGCCTGCGCAAGAAGTTCCTGGACGCCAACGACCGCAAGCGCGCGGAAAAGGCCAAGGAAGCGGTAGCGTAA
- a CDS encoding TAXI family TRAP transporter solute-binding subunit encodes MTDGPHSAETPAAPSPRSAKRRLTFVTLAGVLAVVGALAAGYYFAMRPVTLRIAVGPANSDDLKVVQNLAQAFNNPQNSQVRLRPVQTDGALTSANLLGEGKADLAIIRGDLDVPKNAQAVATLRKNVAVLWVPSAGKARAGKDKKAAPEITKITQLAGRRIGVVGRTQANVNLLKVILRQYGVDPGKVEIVQFPANEAAEAIRNQKADAYLAAGPVNSKITSDAIAASARDGGTPKFLAIDSAEAIAQNHPAYEASEIPAGTFGGAPDKPEAEVKTISFAHHIVARRGIPESTIAAFTRQLFAIRQNLKNEFPLTAKIETPDTDKDATIPVHPGAAAFVDGEEKTFLDRYSDYIWWALMAMSAMGSAGAWFAGYLKKDERNVNTSQRDRLLDMLSAARQCDSMDELDQMQAEADDILRHTLLCYEHGTIEEGTLTAFNIAIEQFHNAVADRKALLLSMPQNLQRASAQFRAAGNA; translated from the coding sequence ATGACCGACGGCCCCCATTCGGCGGAAACGCCGGCCGCACCCTCGCCCCGCTCTGCGAAACGACGGCTGACATTCGTGACGCTGGCCGGCGTGCTGGCCGTCGTCGGCGCGCTGGCGGCCGGGTATTACTTTGCGATGAGGCCAGTGACGCTGCGGATCGCGGTCGGCCCTGCCAACAGCGACGATCTCAAGGTCGTTCAGAATCTGGCGCAGGCCTTCAATAATCCTCAAAACAGCCAGGTCCGGCTGCGTCCGGTGCAAACTGACGGCGCACTCACGAGCGCCAATCTGCTCGGCGAAGGCAAAGCTGATCTCGCCATCATCCGCGGCGATCTCGATGTGCCGAAGAACGCGCAAGCCGTGGCAACGCTGCGCAAGAACGTCGCGGTGCTATGGGTGCCGTCAGCCGGCAAGGCCAGGGCTGGGAAGGACAAGAAGGCCGCGCCCGAAATCACGAAGATTACACAGCTCGCCGGCCGTCGCATCGGCGTGGTCGGCCGCACCCAGGCCAATGTCAATTTGCTCAAGGTGATCCTGCGGCAATACGGCGTCGATCCCGGCAAGGTCGAGATCGTTCAGTTTCCTGCCAACGAGGCCGCGGAAGCCATTCGCAACCAGAAGGCGGATGCCTATCTCGCGGCCGGCCCGGTCAACAGCAAGATCACTTCGGACGCGATCGCGGCTTCCGCGCGAGACGGCGGCACGCCGAAATTCCTGGCGATCGATTCGGCGGAGGCGATTGCGCAGAACCACCCCGCCTATGAGGCTTCCGAAATTCCCGCCGGGACCTTTGGCGGCGCGCCGGACAAGCCCGAGGCTGAGGTCAAGACCATCAGCTTCGCCCATCACATCGTGGCGCGCAGAGGCATACCGGAATCGACCATCGCCGCCTTTACCCGCCAACTGTTCGCCATCCGGCAAAACCTGAAGAACGAATTTCCGCTCACCGCAAAGATCGAGACGCCCGACACCGACAAGGACGCCACGATTCCCGTGCATCCCGGCGCCGCCGCCTTCGTCGACGGCGAGGAAAAGACCTTTCTCGACCGCTACAGCGATTACATCTGGTGGGCGTTGATGGCGATGTCGGCGATGGGTTCCGCCGGCGCGTGGTTTGCCGGCTATCTCAAGAAGGACGAGCGCAACGTCAATACATCGCAGCGCGACCGGCTTCTCGATATGCTCAGCGCCGCCCGCCAATGCGATTCGATGGACGAACTCGACCAGATGCAGGCGGAAGCCGACGACATTCTGCGCCACACGCTGCTGTGCTACGAACACGGCACGATCGAGGAAGGCACGCTGACCGCGTTCAACATCGCGATCGAGCAATTCCACAACGCGGTCGCGGACCGCAAGGCGCTGTTGCTGAGCATGCCGCAAAACCTGCAACGCGCGAGCGCGCAATTCCGCGCGGCCGGCAACGCCTGA
- a CDS encoding 4a-hydroxytetrahydrobiopterin dehydratase: MAERLSAEARKSALVELPGWSETAGREAIARTFTFKDFNEAFGFMSRAALVAEKNDHHPEWKNVYKTVEVVLATHDAGGVTRRDIDLAKAMNAIAGQLGVA; this comes from the coding sequence ATGGCGGAACGACTGTCGGCGGAAGCGCGAAAATCGGCGCTGGTGGAACTGCCTGGATGGTCGGAAACGGCCGGCCGTGAGGCGATTGCGCGCACCTTCACTTTCAAGGACTTCAACGAAGCCTTCGGTTTCATGTCCCGCGCTGCCCTCGTGGCCGAAAAGAACGACCATCACCCGGAATGGAAGAACGTCTACAAGACGGTGGAAGTGGTGCTGGCCACCCATGACGCCGGCGGCGTCACCAGGCGTGATATCGATCTGGCCAAGGCCATGAACGCCATCGCCGGGCAATTGGGCGTCGCCTGA
- a CDS encoding YkvA family protein, which translates to MASSDHTVGFEPADRLAQDRESVRRRFWIKLKQVVAQLPFAEDLLAAYYCAFDKETPRHVQASLLGAVAYFILPFDFMPDVLPLLGFTDDAAVLAAAIRMVASHITEEHRAAARAALKRGIDAAEMTE; encoded by the coding sequence ATGGCATCGTCCGATCACACCGTGGGTTTTGAGCCAGCCGACCGGCTGGCGCAGGACCGCGAGAGCGTGCGCCGGCGCTTCTGGATCAAACTCAAGCAGGTGGTGGCGCAGCTTCCCTTCGCCGAGGATTTGCTCGCCGCTTACTATTGTGCATTCGACAAGGAGACGCCGCGTCACGTGCAGGCGTCCCTGCTCGGTGCCGTCGCCTATTTCATCCTGCCGTTCGATTTCATGCCCGACGTACTACCATTGCTCGGCTTTACCGATGATGCCGCGGTGCTCGCCGCTGCCATCCGCATGGTCGCGAGCCACATCACCGAGGAGCATCGCGCTGCCGCCCGCGCTGCGCTGAAGCGCGGGATCGACGCTGCCGAAATGACGGAATAG
- a CDS encoding response regulator, with protein MDRASHDGMPRDVLVVEDDPIIALDFEDTILGFGVKTVRIAANVAKALELIAHRPPEFALLDVSLIREKSFAVAERLEVLKIPFAFVTGYGADATLPAAFAAKPRLPKPCSTEALEALLKNCRVMP; from the coding sequence ATGGACCGCGCCTCCCATGACGGCATGCCCCGCGACGTGCTGGTCGTCGAAGACGATCCAATCATCGCACTCGATTTCGAAGACACGATTCTGGGGTTTGGCGTGAAGACGGTGCGGATCGCCGCGAACGTGGCCAAGGCGCTCGAATTGATCGCCCATCGGCCGCCGGAATTTGCGCTGCTCGACGTCAGCCTTATCCGCGAAAAGAGCTTTGCCGTCGCCGAACGGCTGGAGGTGCTGAAGATTCCGTTTGCCTTCGTCACCGGCTATGGCGCGGATGCCACGCTGCCGGCGGCATTCGCGGCGAAGCCGCGGCTGCCAAAACCCTGTTCGACCGAAGCGCTTGAGGCGCTGCTGAAGAACTGCCGCGTCATGCCTTGA
- a CDS encoding TAXI family TRAP transporter solute-binding subunit: protein MRQLLGMVLLAMTVACSSTAAKAAETEYDPAKVSESLKAIFQFGSVSTKQALNANTVTLISGTIGGTYVQFGADLASVLDDGNKLRVLPIVGRGSVQSVADILFLQGVDLGIVRADTLDYLEKKGFAKDIKKQFTYVTKLFNEEMYVLAPKSVTNISQLSGKRVSVDLPNGGTFVTAAIVFERLGLKPNFHYIEQRIAMEKLKNGELDAVIVCGGKPYKSVSNFKDDRFHLVPVEYAKPLQGDYLPATLTSKDYPNLIAEGAKVDTIAVPAVLAAYNWAPNTDRYRKLAQFVDAFFTKFPKFQNPPFHPKWKEVSLSAPLPDWQRLPVAEQWLKTHNVEAVSRARFDEFLKQSPTTAASVKTDADKEALFKQFQAWEAERSTRAQVHSR from the coding sequence ATGCGACAGTTACTGGGAATGGTATTGCTTGCCATGACGGTGGCATGCAGCAGTACGGCGGCCAAGGCCGCTGAGACGGAATACGATCCGGCCAAGGTCAGCGAAAGTCTGAAAGCGATTTTCCAGTTTGGTTCGGTCTCCACCAAGCAGGCGCTGAACGCGAACACGGTCACACTGATCTCGGGCACGATCGGCGGCACCTATGTGCAGTTCGGTGCCGACCTCGCTTCCGTGCTCGACGACGGAAACAAGTTGCGCGTACTTCCGATCGTCGGGCGCGGCTCCGTGCAGAGCGTGGCCGACATCCTGTTCCTGCAGGGCGTCGACCTCGGCATCGTGCGCGCCGACACGCTCGACTATCTCGAAAAGAAGGGCTTTGCGAAGGACATCAAGAAGCAGTTCACCTATGTGACCAAGCTTTTCAATGAGGAGATGTACGTCCTCGCGCCGAAATCGGTGACCAACATCAGCCAGCTCAGCGGCAAGAGGGTCAGTGTCGACCTTCCCAATGGCGGCACCTTCGTGACCGCGGCGATCGTGTTCGAACGGCTCGGCCTCAAGCCTAACTTCCACTACATCGAACAGCGCATAGCGATGGAGAAATTGAAAAACGGCGAACTCGATGCCGTGATCGTCTGCGGCGGCAAGCCGTACAAGTCCGTCAGCAACTTCAAGGACGACCGCTTCCATCTGGTTCCGGTCGAATATGCAAAGCCGCTGCAGGGCGACTATTTGCCGGCCACCCTGACCTCGAAGGACTATCCCAACCTGATCGCCGAAGGCGCGAAGGTCGATACCATTGCCGTGCCTGCGGTGCTCGCGGCCTACAACTGGGCGCCCAATACCGACCGCTACCGCAAGCTGGCCCAGTTCGTGGACGCCTTCTTCACGAAGTTTCCGAAATTCCAGAACCCGCCGTTCCATCCGAAGTGGAAGGAGGTCTCGCTCTCGGCGCCGCTCCCTGATTGGCAGCGTCTGCCGGTTGCCGAGCAATGGCTCAAGACCCATAACGTCGAGGCCGTGTCGCGCGCCAGGTTCGATGAATTCCTGAAGCAGAGTCCGACGACCGCGGCGAGTGTCAAGACCGACGCGGACAAGGAGGCGCTCTTCAAGCAATTCCAGGCGTGGGAAGCGGAGCGAAGCACAAGGGCGCAGGTTCACTCGCGCTAG
- a CDS encoding alkaline phosphatase D family protein, giving the protein MRFSNPRSICRHDIRGISRRRFLAAAGAGAIGVIAAPYLSRAADRPVVTSGVQSGDVGADGGVVWARTDRPSQMLVEVATNESFANARALPPIAALPESDFTAKMLLENLPAGQEIFYRVRFCDLAHTGIESEPAVGRFRTAPADRRDVSFVWGGDVAGQGWGINPDDGGMFTFATMRKHRPDFLLHSGDTIYADGPIKGEVTLADGKVWKNVTTPEKAKVAETLDEFRAAHKYNFIDEHVRAFNAEVPVFVQWDDHEVVNNWSSSKELPAAYKERNVALLAARSARAFHEMYPIRASITEPGRIYRTLHYGPHLDVFMLDERSHRGPNGPNQETTYGPESFFLGPAQLAWLKRELLNSRATWKVIASDMPLGLIVYDDARNKKGSEAAAQGDGPPRGRELEIADLLRFIRTSGVVNTVWLTADVHYAAAHYYNPDKAQFGEFDPFWEFVAGPLHAGTFGPNDLDNTFGPEVKFIKAPGPGYQNLPPSAGMQFFGHVRIDGGSGQMTVTLRDRADVALWSTTLDPRPV; this is encoded by the coding sequence ATGAGGTTCAGCAATCCCCGCAGCATTTGCCGTCACGATATCCGCGGAATTTCGCGGCGCCGTTTCCTGGCCGCCGCGGGCGCAGGCGCCATCGGCGTCATTGCAGCGCCTTATCTCAGCCGCGCCGCGGACAGGCCCGTGGTCACCTCCGGCGTGCAGTCGGGCGATGTCGGCGCTGACGGCGGCGTGGTATGGGCCCGCACCGACCGGCCCTCGCAAATGCTGGTCGAGGTCGCCACCAACGAATCCTTTGCCAACGCACGGGCTTTGCCGCCGATCGCAGCGCTGCCCGAAAGCGACTTCACCGCGAAAATGCTGCTGGAGAACCTGCCTGCCGGACAGGAGATCTTCTATCGCGTCCGGTTTTGCGACCTCGCCCATACCGGCATCGAAAGCGAGCCGGCGGTCGGGCGGTTCCGGACGGCGCCGGCCGACCGCCGCGACGTCAGTTTCGTTTGGGGTGGCGATGTTGCCGGACAGGGCTGGGGCATCAACCCGGATGACGGCGGCATGTTCACCTTCGCCACCATGCGCAAGCATCGCCCGGATTTCCTGCTGCACTCGGGCGATACCATCTATGCCGACGGCCCGATCAAGGGCGAGGTGACGCTTGCCGACGGCAAGGTGTGGAAGAACGTGACGACGCCTGAGAAAGCAAAGGTCGCAGAGACGCTCGACGAATTTCGCGCCGCGCACAAGTACAATTTCATCGACGAGCATGTGCGCGCGTTCAATGCCGAGGTGCCGGTCTTCGTGCAGTGGGACGACCACGAGGTGGTCAACAACTGGTCGTCGTCCAAGGAGCTGCCTGCCGCCTACAAGGAGCGCAACGTCGCCCTGCTCGCCGCCCGCTCGGCGCGCGCCTTCCACGAGATGTATCCGATCCGCGCGAGCATCACGGAGCCGGGGCGGATCTACCGCACGCTGCATTATGGTCCGCATCTCGACGTGTTCATGCTGGACGAGCGCAGCCATCGCGGACCGAACGGCCCGAACCAGGAGACGACCTACGGGCCGGAAAGCTTCTTTCTCGGGCCGGCGCAACTCGCGTGGCTGAAACGGGAGCTGTTGAATTCGCGCGCCACCTGGAAGGTGATCGCATCCGACATGCCGCTCGGCCTCATCGTCTATGACGACGCGCGCAACAAGAAGGGCTCGGAGGCCGCAGCCCAAGGCGACGGCCCGCCGCGCGGCCGCGAGCTGGAGATCGCCGATCTCCTGCGTTTCATCAGGACTTCAGGCGTCGTCAACACCGTGTGGCTGACGGCGGACGTGCACTACGCCGCCGCGCATTACTACAATCCCGACAAGGCGCAGTTTGGGGAATTCGATCCGTTCTGGGAGTTCGTCGCCGGACCACTGCACGCCGGCACGTTCGGCCCGAACGACCTCGACAACACCTTCGGTCCCGAGGTGAAGTTCATCAAGGCGCCGGGGCCCGGCTATCAAAACCTTCCGCCGTCGGCCGGCATGCAGTTCTTCGGCCATGTCAGGATCGACGGCGGCAGCGGGCAGATGACGGTGACCTTACGCGACCGCGCCGATGTTGCGCTGTGGTCGACAACGCTCGATCCCAGGCCCGTGTGA
- a CDS encoding SDR family oxidoreductase, with the protein MFENSLLAGKRILVTGGGSGLGAAMGRRFVELGAELVICGRRLELLEATAAQMRAELGGKVTVVRCDIRDGAAVDVMMDQIWREAPIDVLVNNAAATFIAQTEHLSFRAADAILAPTLHGTMYCTLAAGRRWIDGRHKGVVLSILSTSTITGRAFTVPSAMAKSAVLAMTRSLAVEWGPKGVRTVAIAPGAFPTPGASGQLRPEGRDESWAQRNPLGRAGEHGELANLASFLISDQAGYINGEMVVQDGGAHLRSSGAEDLLQWTDAQWRKQRERRSTD; encoded by the coding sequence ATGTTTGAAAACAGCCTGTTGGCCGGAAAACGGATATTGGTCACCGGTGGCGGCTCGGGCCTTGGAGCCGCGATGGGACGCCGCTTCGTCGAGCTTGGCGCGGAGCTGGTCATCTGCGGCCGACGGCTCGAATTGCTGGAGGCGACTGCCGCGCAGATGCGCGCGGAACTCGGCGGCAAGGTTACTGTAGTCCGATGCGATATTCGCGACGGCGCGGCCGTCGATGTGATGATGGACCAGATCTGGCGGGAGGCGCCGATCGACGTGCTGGTCAACAATGCTGCCGCGACCTTTATCGCGCAGACCGAACATCTGTCGTTTCGCGCGGCGGATGCGATCCTGGCGCCGACGCTGCACGGCACGATGTACTGTACGCTCGCAGCGGGCAGGCGCTGGATCGACGGCAGGCACAAGGGCGTGGTGTTGAGCATACTCTCGACCTCGACGATCACCGGCCGCGCGTTCACGGTGCCGTCGGCGATGGCGAAATCCGCCGTGCTCGCGATGACCAGGAGCCTTGCGGTGGAGTGGGGACCCAAGGGTGTGCGCACGGTTGCGATCGCGCCCGGCGCGTTTCCGACGCCCGGCGCGTCAGGTCAGCTCCGCCCCGAGGGCCGCGATGAAAGCTGGGCGCAACGCAATCCGCTTGGCCGCGCCGGCGAGCATGGTGAACTTGCCAATCTGGCGAGCTTTCTGATTTCCGACCAGGCCGGTTACATCAATGGCGAGATGGTCGTGCAGGATGGCGGCGCGCATTTGCGCAGTTCCGGCGCCGAGGATCTGCTGCAATGGACCGATGCGCAGTGGCGGAAGCAGCGCGAGCGTCGTTCCACGGACTGA
- a CDS encoding Crp/Fnr family transcriptional regulator, with product MAGERPFNNLLRRLNDADFALIEPHLVAADADPNDVLYNPGDNVETVHFPCGPSLVSYMVANEDGRDVETVLIGREGAVGGIVSQGYLPAYTRISVKFAGPFVRLPVGKLDAAKSKSRTLSNVFARYADCMLAQIFQSTACNAIHSIEQRTAKWMISAMERTDGEDVVPLTHEQLATLLGVGRSYTSRVIQTFRVEGTLETRRGSILVRNRDALRNRSCRCNEAVKAHFDEVLRGVYPDPEKGN from the coding sequence ATGGCCGGCGAGCGGCCATTCAACAATCTGCTGCGCCGTTTGAATGACGCCGATTTCGCGTTGATTGAACCGCATCTCGTCGCGGCCGACGCTGATCCGAATGATGTGCTCTACAACCCCGGCGATAATGTCGAGACGGTCCATTTTCCCTGCGGCCCCAGCCTTGTCTCCTACATGGTAGCCAACGAGGATGGCCGCGATGTTGAAACCGTTCTGATCGGCCGCGAGGGTGCGGTCGGGGGCATCGTCAGCCAGGGCTATCTTCCCGCCTACACCCGCATCTCGGTCAAATTCGCGGGGCCGTTCGTGCGGCTGCCCGTTGGCAAGCTCGATGCGGCCAAATCGAAGTCTCGCACGCTGAGCAACGTTTTCGCACGCTATGCGGATTGCATGCTGGCGCAGATCTTCCAGTCCACCGCCTGCAACGCGATCCATTCGATTGAACAGCGCACCGCGAAATGGATGATTTCGGCGATGGAACGCACGGATGGCGAGGACGTCGTACCGCTGACTCATGAGCAACTGGCGACCCTGCTCGGCGTCGGCCGCTCCTACACCAGCCGGGTTATTCAGACTTTCAGGGTGGAGGGCACGCTGGAAACGCGCCGTGGGTCGATTCTCGTCCGTAACCGGGATGCGCTGCGGAACCGGTCCTGCCGCTGTAACGAGGCGGTCAAAGCCCATTTTGACGAGGTTTTGCGCGGGGTCTATCCAGACCCCGAAAAGGGCAACTGA